One Mya arenaria isolate MELC-2E11 chromosome 5, ASM2691426v1 genomic window carries:
- the LOC128235866 gene encoding uncharacterized protein LOC128235866 yields MALSSDSAVLIGFIATLGVVGIAGAATLVVFVCLRWRDYRKRRAVTVAPLPSRQRSRRRRSRLSHNIHGPLPPPYSDEDCPPPYTAVDASPHLRREDNTRGSISGQLTPVPESARGGNVALHRNPHFGTHLNTGGTNTPVATPGGSMFRSSVPSTREHSASSHVRSMDMVHLDTRAHPLDVPHLTFSNTSENG; encoded by the exons ATGGCGTTAAGTTCGGACTCGGCGGTATTGATAGGATTTATAGCGACTCTTGGTGTTGTTGGTATTGCTGGTGCTGCAACgcttgtggtgtttgtgtgtCTGAGGTGGCGGGATTACCGGAAACGCCGCGCGGTCACGGTGGCGCCACTTCCGTCTCGTCAGCGTTCAAGACGTCGCCGCTCACGTCTGAGCCACAACATTCATGGGC CACTGCCGCCGCCATACTCAGATGAAGACTGCCCGCCGCCCTACACCGCCGTGGACGCATCTCCTCACCTCCGGCGCGAGGACAACACACGCGGGAGCATAAGCGGCCAGCTGACGCCTGTTCCCGAATCTGCAAGGGGCGGAAACGTTGCATTACATCGAAACCCACATTTTGGAACGCATTTAAACACCGGAGGTACCAATACACCTGTCGCAACTCCCGGCGGAAGTATGTTCCGGTCGTCAGTGCCGAGCACGCGCGAACATTCGGCGTCATCTCATGTGCGCTCGATGGATATGGTGCATTTAGACACTAGAGCGCATCCATTGGATGTTCCACATCTAACGTTTTCTAACACGAGTGAAAATGGTTGA